The sequence GCAGTAGTCCGGGGACATCTTGATGAAGGGGTTGGAGACGTCCACCGGGTAGCCGAACCTCTTGCGCGTGAAGGAGGATTCCTTGATATCGAACTCGTAGGCGTAGCGCTGCAGGTTGCACACGCCGGCCTTGGTGCAGGTCATGCAGTCCAGGGGGTGCATGGAGAGGACGAGGTCCACGACGAACTTGCGGGACTCCTGGATTTCGTCGGTGCTGGTGCGCACCACCATCCCGTCCTTGACCCTGGTGTTGCAGGCGATGACCGGCCCGCGCGACCCCTCCACCTCCACCATGCAGAGCCGGCAGGCGCCCACCCCTTTCATGCCCTTCAGATAGCACAGGTTCGGTATGTGAATGCCGGCCAGCTCCGCTGCGTCGATGAGGTTCATGCCCTCCGGGGCCTTGAACTGCACCCCGTCAATGGTGATGTTCACCGTCTTTGCCATTGTCAATCCTCCCTTTATGCCTTTACCTTTTCCCGCGCCTCCTGGCCGATGGCGACCACTTCGATGGCGCTGGTGGGACAGACCTTGATGCACTCCCCGCACTTGGTGCAGCGTCTCTGCCGTATCTCGAAGGGCAAGTAGCAGCACTTGTAGGAAACCTGCTTCTCGCCGATGATGGCGGCGCTCTGGCAGGCCTCCTGGCAGAGGCCGCAGCGGATGCAGTTCTCCGGAACGTTCCGGTACTCGATGAAAGCCCGGCACTCCTTCTCCCCGCAGCGGCCTTCCACGTGCTCGGAGAAGGCGGGGGAGGCGAGGGCCTCCAAGAGGACCCGGGCGGTGTCCTTCCCCTTCTTGCACATGCTCATGGCCTGCATTTTCCGGGCTATCCGCCCGAGGGCCATTATGTCCTCCGGGGTTCCCTGTGCGCCTGCTATCTTTTCGAGCCTCACCCGCGCCTCGTAGCTTCCCATGGCACAGGGGAAGCACCGGCCGCACATGGGGCCCGCGAGGAACTCGCCCATATAAAACAGGGTCCTCCGCACCGGGCAACTTATCCCCTGGGCCTCGTTCAGGATGTCTTCGGTCTTCTTGGTCTTCGCCGTCATCTGTCCTCCACTCTCTGGAAATCACCCTCGGCCCTCCGCGCCGGTGCATCCGCCTCCTCGGCCGACCGCACAATCCTCACCGCACCCGAAGGGCAGACGGTGTAACAAGCCTTGCACCGGGTGCAGTAGTCCTGGTCGATGAAGTAGGCGTCGCGGGTCTCCTTCACGGCATCGAATGCGCAGGCCTCCGCGCAGAGGCCGCAGAGGATGCATTCTTTCCGGTTGATGACGAAGGT comes from Nitrospirota bacterium and encodes:
- a CDS encoding NADH-ubiquinone oxidoreductase-F iron-sulfur binding region domain-containing protein; this encodes MTAKTKKTEDILNEAQGISCPVRRTLFYMGEFLAGPMCGRCFPCAMGSYEARVRLEKIAGAQGTPEDIMALGRIARKMQAMSMCKKGKDTARVLLEALASPAFSEHVEGRCGEKECRAFIEYRNVPENCIRCGLCQEACQSAAIIGEKQVSYKCCYLPFEIRQRRCTKCGECIKVCPTSAIEVVAIGQEAREKVKA